From Bufo gargarizans isolate SCDJY-AF-19 chromosome 10, ASM1485885v1, whole genome shotgun sequence, the proteins below share one genomic window:
- the TRPT1 gene encoding tRNA 2'-phosphotransferase 1 isoform X1 encodes MEGSHASHRRRGGRNQDPDVQLSKLLSYALRHGASELGLPMGSDGFVPVSSLLHLQQFSSFSQNDIERVVRCNDKQRFTMRTSEAEGTLEICANQGHSIQVDVNFTPLGVELPPQAIHGTYLRHWPSILRSGLSRMNRAHIHFSTQLPGEGEGVISGMRRDCELAIFIDLPKAMADQIPFFWSVNRVLLTPGNADGVLLPKYFLKVLQLRPHRRLLELE; translated from the exons ATGGAAGGATCACACGCCAGTcacaggaggagaggagggagaaacCAG GACCCTGATGTGCAGTTATCAAAGCTTTTATCGTATGCTTTGCGCCATGGAGCCAGTGAGCTGGGTTTGCCCATGGGGTCAG ATGGCTTTGTTCCAGTTTCTTCCCTGCTTCACCTACAACAGTTTAGCTCCTTTTCCCAGAATGACATTGAACGTGTAGTCAGGTGTAATGATAAGCAGCGATTTACTATGAGAACCTCTGAAGCCGAGGGAACACTGGAAATTTGCGCTAACCAAGGACATTCAATACAG GTGGATGTTAACTTCACTCCATTAGGAGTAGAACTTCCTCCACAAGCAATACATGGGACGTATCTCCGTCACTGGCCTTCAATTCTCCGCTCTGGCCTCTCTCGTATGAACAGGGCACACATCCACTTTTCGACGCAGCTTCCAGGAGAAGGGGAGGGTGTGATCAGTG GCATGCGTAGGGACTGTGAACTCGCAATATTTATAGACCTTCCAAAAGCTATGGCGG ACCAAATCCCATTCTTCTGGTCTGTTAACCGAGTCCTCCTCACACCTGGGAATGCGGACGGTGTCCTCCTACCTAAATATTTTCTAAAGGTTCTTCAGCTTAGGCCTCACA
- the TRPT1 gene encoding tRNA 2'-phosphotransferase 1 isoform X2, which produces MGSDGFVPVSSLLHLQQFSSFSQNDIERVVRCNDKQRFTMRTSEAEGTLEICANQGHSIQVDVNFTPLGVELPPQAIHGTYLRHWPSILRSGLSRMNRAHIHFSTQLPGEGEGVISGMRRDCELAIFIDLPKAMADQIPFFWSVNRVLLTPGNADGVLLPKYFLKVLQLRPHRRLLELE; this is translated from the exons ATGGGGTCAG ATGGCTTTGTTCCAGTTTCTTCCCTGCTTCACCTACAACAGTTTAGCTCCTTTTCCCAGAATGACATTGAACGTGTAGTCAGGTGTAATGATAAGCAGCGATTTACTATGAGAACCTCTGAAGCCGAGGGAACACTGGAAATTTGCGCTAACCAAGGACATTCAATACAG GTGGATGTTAACTTCACTCCATTAGGAGTAGAACTTCCTCCACAAGCAATACATGGGACGTATCTCCGTCACTGGCCTTCAATTCTCCGCTCTGGCCTCTCTCGTATGAACAGGGCACACATCCACTTTTCGACGCAGCTTCCAGGAGAAGGGGAGGGTGTGATCAGTG GCATGCGTAGGGACTGTGAACTCGCAATATTTATAGACCTTCCAAAAGCTATGGCGG ACCAAATCCCATTCTTCTGGTCTGTTAACCGAGTCCTCCTCACACCTGGGAATGCGGACGGTGTCCTCCTACCTAAATATTTTCTAAAGGTTCTTCAGCTTAGGCCTCACA